One genomic segment of Pseudomonas fortuita includes these proteins:
- a CDS encoding polyamine ABC transporter substrate-binding protein produces the protein MVRLKRLLAPFIAATLFTGALHAQAEQRTLRVYNWFDYITPQTLTDFQKDSGVKLIYDIFDTNEALEAKLLTGNSGYDVVVPSNVFLAKQIEAGVFQPLDRSKLPNWQHLDPALMKLIEANDPGNKFAVPYMYGTVLIGFNPAKVKAALGDNAPVDSWDLIFKEENIAKLKQCGVALLDSPSEILPLALQYLGLPPNSDKPADYKKAEALMLKIRPYITYFHSSKYMADIANGDICVAVGYSGSFSQAANRAREAKNDVVVDMRLPKEGAPIWFDMLAIPKNAANPEDAHTFINYLLRPEVIAPISDFVGYPNPNKDATDKVSPAIRNNPNLYPTAEAMAKLYTLKPLARDAERARTRAWTRIKSGT, from the coding sequence ATGGTCCGACTCAAGCGTCTGCTCGCCCCGTTCATCGCTGCCACCCTGTTCACCGGTGCCCTGCACGCCCAAGCCGAGCAGCGCACCCTGCGTGTGTATAACTGGTTCGATTACATCACCCCGCAGACCTTGACCGACTTCCAGAAGGACAGCGGCGTCAAACTGATCTACGACATCTTCGACACCAACGAAGCACTGGAGGCCAAGCTGCTCACCGGCAACTCCGGCTATGACGTGGTGGTGCCTTCCAATGTGTTTCTCGCCAAGCAGATCGAGGCCGGGGTATTCCAGCCGCTAGACCGCAGCAAGCTGCCGAACTGGCAACACCTGGACCCGGCGCTGATGAAACTGATCGAGGCCAACGACCCGGGTAACAAGTTTGCCGTGCCGTACATGTACGGCACCGTGCTGATCGGCTTCAACCCGGCCAAGGTCAAGGCTGCACTCGGCGACAACGCGCCGGTCGACAGCTGGGACCTGATCTTCAAGGAAGAGAACATCGCCAAGCTCAAGCAGTGCGGCGTGGCCCTGCTCGACTCGCCTTCGGAGATTCTGCCACTGGCCCTGCAGTACCTGGGCTTGCCACCGAACAGTGACAAACCGGCCGACTACAAGAAGGCTGAGGCGCTGATGCTGAAGATTCGCCCCTACATCACCTACTTCCATTCCTCGAAGTACATGGCAGACATCGCCAATGGCGACATCTGCGTGGCAGTGGGCTACAGCGGCAGCTTCTCGCAGGCCGCAAACCGCGCCCGCGAGGCGAAGAACGACGTGGTGGTGGACATGCGCCTGCCCAAGGAAGGCGCGCCGATCTGGTTCGACATGCTGGCGATTCCGAAAAACGCGGCCAACCCGGAAGACGCCCATACGTTCATCAACTACCTGCTGCGGCCGGAGGTGATTGCGCCGATCAGCGACTTTGTCGGGTACCCCAACCCGAACAAGGATGCGACCGACAAGGTAAGCCCGGCGATTCGCAACAACCCCAACCTGTACCCGACTGCGGAGGCGATGGCCAAGCTGTATACCCTCAAGCCACTTGCGCGGGATGCCGAACGGGCCAGGACCAGGGCCTGGACGCGGATCAAGTCCGGCACCTGA
- the pdxR gene encoding MocR-like pyridoxine biosynthesis transcription factor PdxR, whose translation MNDSPLVLPFDPSGIALDRRRGLSQQLYQALRARVLDGRLSSGTRLPATRELATMLVLSRNSVVRAYDQLYAEGYIESRVGDGTYVSRLPKLSTQVSTGLSHGLSTDLSTISEEYTEDLSSHRRSSEALRRLKTHHLSPPRSGQPRAFRVGIPAFDLFPFDVWAKLQAGFWRNPTPAQLGYGNPAGEPMLRELIAAYLRRSRGLNCMAEQIVITSGAQQAISLCAQLLLEPGDGVAVENPGYRAAGHAFAMAGGQLCGVPVDGEGMDCSRLGQLKDCRMAYVTPAHQYPTGVTMSLARRLELLAWADRNDGWIIEDDYDGEYRYSGAPLAPLAALDRHGRVLYVGTFGKIAFPALRLGYLVLPPQLAQAFSQGKALAVRHSEVSSQCVMAEFMARGHFQRHIRRMRKAALSRRNVLKAGWPEDIPGLGAMPAVAAGLHVKVDVDNFAREQELVAKAEAVGVEVTPLSNFWLTDSEVPVDKRAGLVLGFAAVPEGEIAEALMKLRKAWRR comes from the coding sequence CGCGCGCGGGTGCTGGACGGGCGCTTGAGCAGCGGCACCCGGCTGCCGGCCACCCGCGAGTTGGCCACCATGCTGGTGTTGTCACGCAACAGCGTGGTGCGGGCTTACGACCAGTTGTACGCCGAGGGTTACATCGAAAGCCGTGTCGGCGATGGCACCTATGTAAGCCGGCTACCAAAACTATCCACACAAGTATCCACAGGGTTATCCCATGGGTTATCAACAGATTTATCCACAATTTCAGAAGAATATACTGAGGATTTATCCAGCCACCGACGTTCAAGCGAAGCTTTGCGGCGTCTGAAAACCCATCACTTGTCGCCACCAAGGAGCGGTCAGCCGCGTGCTTTTCGCGTTGGCATTCCAGCATTCGACCTGTTCCCGTTTGACGTCTGGGCCAAGCTGCAGGCGGGTTTCTGGCGTAACCCGACCCCCGCTCAACTCGGTTATGGCAACCCGGCTGGCGAGCCGATGCTGCGCGAACTGATCGCTGCCTACTTGCGTCGCTCGCGCGGGCTGAATTGCATGGCTGAACAAATTGTGATCACCAGTGGCGCGCAGCAGGCCATTAGTCTTTGTGCACAGTTGCTATTAGAGCCGGGCGACGGCGTAGCTGTGGAAAACCCGGGCTATCGGGCGGCCGGTCACGCCTTTGCAATGGCGGGTGGCCAGTTGTGCGGCGTACCGGTGGATGGGGAGGGGATGGATTGCAGCCGGCTTGGGCAACTGAAGGATTGTCGGATGGCCTATGTGACGCCTGCCCACCAGTACCCGACCGGGGTGACCATGAGCTTGGCGCGCCGCCTGGAATTGCTGGCCTGGGCTGACCGAAACGATGGCTGGATCATCGAGGACGACTACGACGGTGAGTACCGATACAGCGGCGCGCCCTTGGCCCCGTTGGCGGCCCTCGACCGGCACGGGCGCGTGCTGTACGTCGGCACCTTCGGCAAGATTGCCTTCCCGGCGCTGCGCCTGGGCTACCTGGTACTCCCGCCGCAGTTGGCGCAAGCGTTCAGCCAGGGCAAGGCGCTGGCGGTGCGGCATTCAGAGGTCAGCAGCCAATGTGTGATGGCCGAGTTCATGGCCCGCGGGCACTTTCAGCGGCACATCCGGCGCATGCGCAAGGCGGCGCTAAGCCGGCGCAATGTACTCAAGGCAGGCTGGCCTGAGGATATTCCCGGTTTGGGCGCCATGCCGGCAGTGGCGGCCGGGCTGCATGTGAAGGTTGATGTGGATAACTTTGCGCGGGAACAGGAACTGGTGGCCAAGGCGGAAGCGGTGGGAGTGGAGGTTACGCCGCTGAGTAATTTCTGGTTGACGGACAGCGAGGTGCCTGTGGATAAGCGAGCGGGGCTGGTGCTGGGGTTTGCGGCGGTGCCGGAGGGAGAGATTGCCGAGGCACTGATGAAACTGCGAAAGGCCTGGAGAAGGTGA